The following coding sequences lie in one Streptomyces xiamenensis genomic window:
- a CDS encoding electron transfer flavoprotein subunit beta/FixA family protein → MSLRIVVCVKYVPDATGDRHFAEDWTLDRDDVDGLLSELDEYAVEQALQIAESAREAGEEAEITVLTVGPEDAADALRKALSMGADKAVHVEDDDLHGTDALGTSLVLAKAIEHIGYDLVVCGMASTDGAMGVLPAMLAERLSVPQATLLSELTVAGGTVTGRRDGDAATERLSAQLPAVVSVTDQSGEARYPSFKGIMAAKKKPVEALDLEDLDLDAERVGLAGSRTEVISATERPARTAGEIVTDEGEGAGQLAGFLAGQKFI, encoded by the coding sequence GTGAGCCTGAGGATCGTTGTCTGTGTGAAGTACGTGCCCGACGCCACCGGTGACCGGCACTTCGCCGAGGACTGGACACTGGACCGCGACGACGTCGACGGCCTGCTGTCCGAACTCGACGAGTACGCCGTCGAACAGGCCCTCCAGATCGCCGAGAGCGCCCGCGAGGCCGGCGAGGAGGCCGAGATCACCGTGCTCACGGTCGGCCCCGAGGACGCCGCCGACGCGCTGCGCAAGGCGCTGTCCATGGGCGCCGACAAGGCCGTCCACGTCGAGGACGACGACCTGCACGGCACCGACGCGCTGGGCACCTCCCTCGTCCTGGCCAAGGCCATCGAGCACATCGGCTACGACCTCGTCGTGTGCGGCATGGCCTCCACCGACGGCGCCATGGGTGTGCTGCCGGCCATGCTCGCCGAGCGGCTCTCCGTCCCCCAGGCGACGCTGCTGTCCGAGCTGACCGTCGCCGGCGGCACCGTCACCGGGCGCCGTGACGGCGACGCCGCCACCGAGCGGCTGAGCGCCCAGCTGCCCGCCGTCGTCTCCGTCACCGACCAGTCCGGCGAGGCCCGCTACCCCTCCTTCAAGGGCATCATGGCCGCCAAGAAGAAGCCGGTGGAAGCCCTGGACCTGGAGGACCTCGACCTGGACGCCGAGCGGGTGGGCCTGGCCGGATCCCGTACCGAGGTCATCTCCGCCACCGAGCGCCCGGCGCGCACCGCGGGCGAGATCGTCACCGACGAGGGCGAGGGCGCCGGGCAGCTGGCGGGCTTCCTCGCCGGCCAGAAGTTCATCTGA
- a CDS encoding thioredoxin family protein, with protein sequence MTGSGRREQPLTPAVLGVAGPLGERATLVHFSSAFCRPCAATRRVLAQVAAMVPGVRHVEIDAEAHLETVRALRITATPTVLVLDAAGRTVRRAAGMPRKADVIAALGEAVRDPADAPTDA encoded by the coding sequence CCGTGAGCAGCCGCTGACCCCCGCCGTACTCGGCGTCGCGGGTCCGCTGGGGGAGCGGGCCACCCTGGTGCACTTCTCCAGCGCCTTCTGCCGGCCCTGCGCGGCCACCCGGCGCGTTCTCGCGCAGGTCGCCGCCATGGTCCCCGGTGTCCGGCACGTGGAGATCGACGCCGAGGCCCACCTGGAGACGGTGCGCGCCCTGCGGATCACCGCCACCCCCACCGTACTGGTCCTGGATGCAGCCGGGCGCACCGTGCGCCGCGCGGCCGGGATGCCCCGCAAGGCCGACGTCATCGCCGCGCTGGGCGAAGCGGTCCGCGACCCGGCCGACGCTCCCACCGACGCGTAG